A window from Drosophila nasuta strain 15112-1781.00 chromosome 3, ASM2355853v1, whole genome shotgun sequence encodes these proteins:
- the LOC132789856 gene encoding spectrin alpha chain isoform X2, whose amino-acid sequence MENFTPKEVKILETVEDIQERREQVLSRYNEFKIETRQKREKLEDSRRFQYFKRDADELESWIHEKLQAASEESYRDPTNLQAKIQKHQAFEAEVSAHSNAIVSLDNTGQEMINQQHFASETIQRRLDELHQLWELLLSRLAEKGLKLQQALVLVQFLRQCEEVMFWIKDKETFVTADEFGQDLEHVEVLQRKFDEFQKDMASQEYRVTEVNQLADKLIQDGHPERDTITKRKEELNEAWQRLKQLAIVRQEKLFGAHEIQRFNRDADETVAWIAEKDVVLSSDDYGRDLASVQALQRKHEGVERDLAALEDKVSTLGAEAQRLCSIHADHSDQIRDKQAEIANYWQSLTAKARERKQKLDESYYLHRFLADFRDLVSWINGMKAIISADELAKDVAGAEALLERHQEHKGEIDAREDSFKLTTESGQKLLEREHYAAAEIQEKLAALENDKSSLLSLWEDRRILYEQCMDLQLFYRDTEQADTWMAKQEAFLANEDLGDSLDSVEALIKKHEDFEKSLAAQEEKIKALDIFATKLIDGQHYAADDVAQRRQMLLARRAALQEKSAKRRQLLEDSNRYQQFERDCDETKGWISEKLKFATDDSYLDPTNLNGKMQKHQNFEHELNANKSRIEDITNVGSELIEKKHYAADQINTRMQEIVVLWETLVQASDKKGTKLNEACQQQQFNRTIEDIELWLSEIEGQLLSEDHGKDLTSVQNLQKKHALLEADVMAHQDRIESINVAANKFIESGHFDADNIRNKEGNLSARYAALAAPMGERKQHLLDSLQVQQLFRDLEDEAAWIREKEPIAASTNRGRDLIGVQNLIKKHQAVLAEINNHEARLLNVISSGENMLKDQPFASDDIRQRLEALQEQWNTLKDKSNQRKQDLDDSLQAHQYFADANEAESWMREKEPIATGSDYGKDEDSSEALLKKHEALVSDLEAFGNTIQALQEQAKNCRQQETPVVDITGKECVVALYDYTEKSPREVSMKKGDVLTLLNSNNKDWWKVEVNDRQGFVPAAYIKKIEAGLSASQQNLVDNHSIAKRQNQINSQYDNLLALARERQNKLNETVKAYVLVREAADLAQWIRDKENHAQIADVVGEDLEEVEVLQKKFDDFNDDLKANEVRLANMNEIAVQLTSLGQTEAALKIQTQMQDLNEKWNNLQTLTAEKASQLGSAHEVQRFHRDIDETKDWIAEKANALNNDDLGKDLRSVQTLQRKHEGVERDLAALRDKIRQLDETANRLMQSHPDTAEQTYAKQKEINEMWDQIITKSTARKEKLLDSYDLQRFLSDYRDLLAWINSMMSLVTSDELANDVTGAEALIERHQAHRAEIEFTLGSSASPSSDEEHRTEIDARAGTFGAFEQFGNELLQANHYASPEIKEKIEDLAKAREDLEKAWTERRLQLEQNLDLQLYMRDCELAETWMSAREAFLNADDDANAGGNVEALIKKHEDFDKAINGHEQKIAALQTVADQLIAQNHYASNLVDDKRKQVLERWRHLKEGLIEKRSRLGDEQTLQQFSRDADEIENWIAEKLQLATEESYKDPANIQSKHQKHQAFEAELAANADRIQSVLAMGGNLIDKKQCSGSEDAVQKRLTQIADQWEYLTHKTTEKSLKLKEANKQRTYIAAVKDLDFWLGEVESLLTTEDSGKDLASVQNLMKKHQLVEADIVAHEDRIKDMNNQADSLVESGQFDTAGIQEKRQSINERYERICNLAAHRQARLNEALTLHQFFRDIADEESWIKEKKLLVGSDDYGRDLTGVQNLKKKHKRLEAELASHEPAIQAVQEAGEKLMDVSNLGVPEIEQRLKALNQAWAELKNLAATRGQKLDESLTYQQFLAQVEEEEAWITEKQQLLSVEDYGDSMAAVQGLLKKHDAFETDFAAHKDRCSLICEQGSDLVEAKNHHGDSIAQRCQQLRNKLENLNALAARRKGALLDNSAYLQFMWKADVVESWIDDKENYVRSDEYGRDLSTVQTLLTKQETFDAGLNAFEQEGIHNISALKDQLINANHAQSPAILKRHGDVIARWQKLRDASDTRKQRLLAMQEQFRQIEELYLTFAKKASAFNSWFENAEEDLTDPVRCNSIEEIRALRDAHAQFQASLSSAEADFKALAALDQKIKSFNVGPNPYTWFTMEALEETWRNLQKIIEERDGELAKEAKRQEENDKLRKEFAKHANLFHQWLTETRTSMMEGSGSLEQQLEALRVKATEVRARRVDLKKIEELGALLEEHLILDNRYTEHSTVGLAQQWDQLDQLSMRMQHNLEQQIQARNHSGVSEDSLKEFSMMFKHFDKDKSGKLNHQEFKSCLRALGYDLPMVEEGQPDPEFEAILDVVDPNRDGYVSLQEYIAFMISKETENVQSYEEIENAFRAITAADRPYVTKEELYCNLTKDMADYCVQRMKPFSEPRSGQPIKDALDYIDFTRTLFQN is encoded by the exons ATGGAGAACTTCACACCGAAAGAGGTGAAAATCCTCGAGACCGTCGAGGACATACAGGAGCGTCGTGAGCAGGTGCTCTCCCGCTACAATGAGTTCAAAATCGAGACACGTCAGAAGCGCGAGAAACTGGAGGATTCGCGTCGCTTTCAATACTTCAAGCGCGATGCCGACGAGTTGGAGTCGTGGATACACGAGAAACTACAGGCAGCCAGCGAGGAAAGCTATCGCGATCCCACCAATCTGCAAGCCAAGATCCAGAAGCACCAGGCCTTCGAGGCTGAGGTCTCGGCGCATAGCAATGCCATCGTATCGCTGGACAACACCGGCCAGGAGATGATCAACCAGCAGCACTTTGCCTCGGAGACGATTCAGCGTCGCCTCGATGAGCTGCATCAACTGTGGGAGCTTCTGTTGAGCCGTCTGGCCGAGAAGGGACTGAAGCTGCAACAAGCTCTCGTCTTGGTGCAATTCTTGCGTCAATGCGAGGAGGTCATGTTCTGGATCAAGGACAAGGAGACCTTTGTCACCGCTGATGAGTTTGGTCAGGATCTGGAGCACGTTGAGGTGCTGCAACGCAAATTCGATGAGTTCCAAAAGGACATGGCATCGCAAGAGTACCGTGTGACTGAAGTCAATCAGCTGGCCGACAAACTGATTCAAGACGGACATCCCGAGCGCGATACGATCACCAAGCGCAAGGAGGAGCTAAACGAGGCCTGGCAGCGTCTGAAGCAGCTGGCTATCGTGCGTCAGGAGAAACTCTTTGGTGCCCATGAGATTCAGCGTTTCAATCGCGATGCTGACGAAACTGTTGCCTGGATTGCCGAGAAGGATGTCGTGCTCTCCTCCGATGACTATGGTCGTGATCTGGCCAGCGTGCAGGCGCTACAGCGCAAGCATGAAGGTGTCGAGCGTGATTTGGCCGCTCTGGAGGATAAGGTGTCCACCCTGGGTGCTGAGGCACAGCGTCTGTGCTCCATTCATGCCGATCACAGCGATCAGATCCGCGACAAACAGGCGGAGATTGCCAACTACTGGCAGAGTCTCACGGCCAAGGCACGCGAGCGCAAACAGAAGCTGGATGAATCGTACTATTTGCATCGTTTCCTTGCCGACTTCCGTGATCTGGTGTCGTGGATCAATGGCATGAAGGCCATCATTTCGGCCGATGAACTGGCCAAGGATGTGGCTGGTGCTGAGGCATTGCTGGAGCGTCATCAAGAGCACAAGGGTGAGATTGATGCACGTGAGGATAGCTTCAAGCTGACCACCGAGTCCGGCCAGAAGTTGCTGGAGCGTGAGCACTATGCTGCCGCCGAGATCCAAGAGAAGTTGGCTGCACTCGAGAACGATAAGAGctcgttgctgtcgctgtggGAAGATCGTCGCATTCTCTACGAGCAGTGCATGGATTTGCAGCTGTTCTATCGCGATACCGAGCAGGCAGATACCTGGATGGCCAAACAGGAGGCTTTCCTGGCCAACGAGGATCTTGGTGACTCGCTCGACTCTGTGGAGGCACTGATCAAGAAGCACGAGGACTTTGAGAAGAGTCTGGCTGCCCAGGAGGAAAAGATCAAGGCTCTGGACATCTTTGCCACCAAGCTGATCGATGGCCAGCACTATGCTGCCGATGATGTGGCCCAGCGTCGCCAGATGTTGCTCGCTCGTCGTGCTGCCCTCCAAGAGAAGTCTGCGAAGCGTCGCCAGTTGCTGGAGGACTCGAATCGCTATCAACAATTCGAACGCGACTGCGATGAGACCAAGGGCTGGATTAGCGAGAAGTTGAAGTTCGCCACCGATGACAGCTACTTGGATCCCACTAACCTCAACggtaaaatgcaaaagcatCAGAACTTTGAGCATGAGTTGAATGCCAACAAGTCGCGCATCGAGGATATCACCAATGTGGGCAGCGAACTGATCGAGAAGAAGCATTATGCTGCTGATCAGATCAATACACGCATGCAGGAGATCGTGGTACTGTGGGAGACACTCGTCCAGGCTTCTGACAAGAAGGGAACGAAGCTGAACGAGGcttgtcagcagcagcaattcaaTCGCACCATCGAAGACATTGAGCTGTGGCTCAGCGAGATCGAGGGTCAGTTGCTGTCCGAGGATCATGGCAAGGATCTGACATCGGTGCAGAATCTGCAGAAAAAGCATGCTTTGCTGGAGGCCGATGTGATGGCCCATCAGGATCGCATTGAGAGCATCAATGTGGCCGCGAACAAGTTCATCGAATCGGGCCACTTTGATGCCGATAACATCCGCAACAAGGAGGGCAATCTGTCGGCACGCTACGCCGCCCTGGCCGCGCCCATGGGCGAGCGTAAGCAGCATCTGTTGGACTCGCTGCAGGTGCAGCAACTGTTCCGCGACCTCGAGGACGAGGCCGCCTGGATACGCGAAAAGGAGCCCATTGCCGCCTCCACGAATCGCGGTCGCGATTTGATCGGTGTGCAGAATCTGATCAAGAAACACCAAGCGGTGCTCGCCGAGATCAACAACCACGAGGCGCGTCTGCTTAATGTGATTAGCTCTGGCGAGAATATGCTCAAGGATCAGCCATTTGCCAGCGATGACATTCGTCAACGTCTCGAAGCGTTGCAGGAGCAATGGAACACCCTGAAGGACAAGTCGAACCAGCGCAAGCAGGATTTGGATGACTCGTTGCAAGCCCATCAATACTTTGCCGATGCCAACGAAGCCGAGTCATGGATGCGTGAGAAGGAACCAATTGCCACTGGTAGCGATTACGGCAAGGACGAAGACTCCTCGGAGGCGCTGCTGAAGAAGCATGAGGCACTTGTCTCTGATTTGGAAGCCTTTGGCAACACCATTCAGGCGCTGCAGGAGCAGGCCAAGAACTGCCGCCAGCAGGAGACACCTGTGGTCGATATCACTGGCAAGGAGTGTGTGGTCGCTTTGTACGATTACACCGAGAAGTCGCCGCGTGAGGTGTCTATGAAGAAGGGTGATGTGCTGACGCTGCTCAACTCCAATAACAAGGACTGGTGGAAGGTGGAGGTCAACGATCGTCAGGGCTTTGTGCCCGCCGCCTACATCAAGAAGATCGAGGCCGGTTTGAGTGCATCGCAGCAGAACCTCGTGGACAATCATTCGATTGCCAAGCgtcaaaatcaaatcaactcGCAGTACGATAATCTGCTCGCTTTGGCGCGTGAGCGTCAGAACAAGCTGAACGAGACCGTCAAGGCTTATGTGCTGGTCCGTGAAGCCGCCGACTTGGCTCAGTGGATCCGTGACAAAGAGAATCATGCCCAGATCGCCGATGTGGTCGGTGAGGATCTCGAGGAGGTCGAGGTGTTGCAGAAGAAGTTCGACGATTTCAACGACGATCTAAAGGCTAACGAGGTGCGTTTGGCCAACATGAATGAGATTGCCGTGCAATTGACTTCGTTGGGTCAAACCGAAGCTGCTCTCAAGATTCAGACTCAGATGCAGGACTTGAACGAGAAGTGGAACAATCTGCAGACGTTGACCGCCGAGAAGGCTAGCCAATTGGGCTCTGCTCATGAGGTGCAGCGTTTCCATCGTGACATCGATGAGACCAAGGACTGGATTGCCGAGAAGGCGAATGCCTTGAATAACGATGACCTGGGCAAGGATCTGCGCAGTGTGCAAACTCTGCAACGTAAGCACGAGGGTGTGGAACGTGATTTGGCCGCCTTGCGCGATAAGATTCGTCAGTTGGACGAGACTGCCAACCGTTTGATGCAATCGCATCCGGATACCGCCGAGCAGACGTATGCCAAGCAGAAGGAGATCAACGAGATGTGGGATCAGATCATTACCAAGTCGACCGCCCGCAAGGAGAAACTGCTCGACTCGTACGATCTGCAGCGCTTCCTCAGCGACTATCGCGATCTGTTGGCCTGGATCAACTCGATGATGAGTTTGGTTACTTCCGACGAGCTGGCTAATGATGTCACAGGTGCCGAGGCGCTCATCGAACGTCATCAg GCACATCGTGCTGAAATTGAGTTCACGCTGGGCAGCAGCGCATCACCATCCAGCGACGAG GAACATCGCACTGAGATCGATGCTCGTGCTGGCACCTTTGGCGCCTTCGAGCAGTTCGGCAACGAGCTGCTGCAGGCCAATCATTATGCCTCGCCTGAAATCAAGGAGAAGATCGAGGATTTGGCCAAGGCCCGCGAGGATCTGGAGAAGGCCTGGACCGAGCGTCGTCTGCAGCTGGAACAGAATCTTGATCTGCAGTTGTACATGCGCGACTGTGAGCTCGCCGAGACCTGGATGTCGGCTCGCGAGGCTTTCCTCAATGCCGATGACGATGCCAATGCCGGTGGCAATGTGGAGGCGTTGATCAAGAAGCACGAGGACTTCGACAAGGCCATCAATGGCCATGAGCAGAAGATTGCCGCATTGCAAACTGTGGCCGATCAGTTGATTGCCCAGAATCATTATGCCTCCAATTTGGTCGATGATAAGCGCAAGCAGGTGCTCGAGCGTTGGCGTCACCTCAAGGAGGGTTTGATCGAGAAGCGTTCGCGTTTGGGTGATGAGCAGACGCTGCAGCAATTCTCTCGCGATGCCGATGAGATTGAGAACTGGATCGCCGAGAAATTGCAGCTGGCCACCGAGGAGAGTTACAAGGATCCGGCCAACATTCAATCGAAGCATCAAAAACATCAGGCCTTTGAAGCTGAGTTGGCAGCAAATGCCGATCGCATTCAGAGCGTGCTGGCGATGGGCGGTAATTTGATTGATAAGAAGCAGTGCAGCGGCTCGGAGGATGCGGTGCAGAAGCGTCTCACGCAGATCGCTGATCAGTGGGAGTATCTGACGCATAAGACGACTGAGAAGTCGCTGAAATTGAAGGAGGCCAACAAGCAGAGGACTTATATTGCCGCTGTCAAGGATTTGGACTTCTGGTTGGGCGAGGTCGAGAGTTTGTTGACCACTGAGGATTCTGGTAAGGATTTGGCGTCTGTCCAAAACCTCATGAAGAAGCACCAGTTGGTCGAAGCGGATATCGTGGCGCACGAAGACCGCATCAAGGACATGAACAACCAGGCCGATTCCTTGGTCGAGAGCGGTCAATTCGATACTGCTGGCATCCAGGAGAAGCGTCAAAGCATCAACGAGCGTTACGAGCGCATCTGCAATCTGGCTGCCCATCGTCAGGCCCGTCTCAACGAGGCCCTGACCCTCCATCAATTCTTCCGCGACATTGCCGACGAGGAGAGCTGGATCAAGGAGAAGAAACTGCTCGTCGGTTCCGATGATTACGGTCGCGATTTGACCGGTGTGCAGAACctgaagaagaagcacaagcGTCTCGAAGCCGAGCTAGCTTCTCACGAGCCGGCCATTCAGGCCGTCCAGGAGGCTGGTGAGAAGCTCATGGATGTGTCCAATTTGGGTGTACCCGAAATTGAGCAGCGTCTCAAGGCCCTCAATCAGGCCTGGGCTGAGCTTAAGAATTTGGCTGCCACACGCGGTCAGAAGCTGGACGAATCGCTGACCTATCAGCAGTTCTTGGCCCAGGTGGAGGAAGAGGAGGCCTGGATTACCGAGAAGCAGCAGTTGCTCTCCGTGGAGGATTATGGCGATTCGATGGCTGCCGTTCAGGGTCTGCTGAAGAAGCACGATGCCTTCGAGACGGACTTTGCCGCACACAAGGATCGCTGCTCGCTGATCTGTGAACAGGGCAGCGATCTGGTCGAGGCCAAGAATCATCATGGCGATTCGATTGCACAGCGTTGCCAGCAGCTGCGCAACAAGCTGGAGAACTTGAACGCTTTGGCTGCCCGTCGCAAGGGTGCATTGCTCGATAACTCGGCGTATCTGCAGTTCATGTGGAAGGCCGATGTTGTGGAGAGCTGGATCGATGACAAGGAGAACTATGTGCGCTCCGACGAATATGGACGTGATTTGTCTACTGTGCAAACGCTCTTGACCAAGCAGGAGACATTCGATGCAG GTCTCAATGCCTTTGAACAGGAGGGCATTCACAACATTAGTGCTCTGAAGGATCAATTGATCAATGCGAATCACGCCCAATCACCGGCGATCTTGAAACGTCACGGCGATGTCATCGCCCGTTGGCAGAAACTGCGCGACGCGTCGGATACGCGTAAGCAGCGTTTGCTGGCCATGCAGGAGCAATTCCGCCAAATCGAGGAACTCTACTTGACATTTGCCAAGAAAGCTTCGGCCTTCAATTCTTGGTTCGAAAATGCCGAAGAGGATCTCACAGATCCTGTTCGCTGCAATTCGATCGAAGAAATACGCGCGTTGCGTGACGCCCACGCACAATTCCAAGCGTCCCTTTCATCGGCCGAAGCTGACTTTAAGGCATTGGCAGCACTCGACCAGAAGATCAAGAGCTTTAATGTTGGACCGAACCCATACACATGGTTCACCATGGAAGCTCTTGAGGAGACCTGGCGTAATCTGCAAAAGATCATAGAGGAACGCGATGGCGAACTTGCCAAGGAGGCCAAGCGTCAGGAGGAGAACGATAAACTGCGGAAGGAGTTCGCCAAGCACGCCAATCTCTTCCATCAATGGCTCACCGAAACGAG AACATCAATGATGGAAGGCTCCGGATCATTGGAACAGCAATTGGAAGCACTGCGTGTCAAGGCCACCGAGGTGCGTGCTCGTCGCGTGGATCTGAAGAAGATCGAGGAACTTGGTGCACTGCTTGAGGAACATTTGATTTTGGACAACCGCTACACGGAACACTCGACTGTTGGACTCGCACAGCAATGGGATCAATTGGATCAACTATCGATGCGTATGCAGCACAATTTGGAACAACAGATACAGGCGCGCAATCATTCGGGTGTCTCGGAAGATTCACTGAAGGAGTTCTCGATGATGTTCAAGCATTTCGACAAGGACAAGAGCGGCAAACTCAACCACCAGGAATTCAAATCATGTCTGCGCGCTCTTGGCTACGATCTGCCCATGGTTGAGGAGGGACAACCCGATCCAGAATTTGAGGCTATCCTCGATGTTGTTGACCCCAACCGCGATGGCTATGTTTCCCTGCAGGAGTACATTGCATTCATGATTTCCAAGGAAACCGAAAACGTGCAATCCTACGAAGAAATCGAGAATGCCTTCCGCGCCATCACTGCCGCCGACCGCCCCTACGTTACCAAGGAGGAGCTCTACTGC AACCTCACCAAGGACATGGCGGACTATTGTGTGCAGCGCATGAAACCATTCTCGGAACCGCGCTCTGGCCAGCCCATTAAAGATGCTTTAGATTACATAGATTTCACGCGAACGCTATTCCAGAATTAG